Proteins found in one Mycoplasmopsis gallopavonis genomic segment:
- a CDS encoding segregation/condensation protein A produces MTKNKKNKTNPFFKRNNHSDEFISDDYTFKINDFDGPLDLLLSLVKDKKINILEVNLLEVANQYLEIINQLKESEIDIAGDYLVMAATLIQLKAKILLQEPGEENEEVEEEKKQILQQLIEYQQFKEVRETLRLFEEERQDLFIKKPSNVEEFLIDSDDATLDGHSNPVKLITVLRKMFERVYAQKLRQTKLDNFNLTPADQIEKIKLMLQTKKELSFEEVFALPSLKHFVITLIAILDLARQQYLEIIQDHQFDQIQIIRKEVYEE; encoded by the coding sequence ATGACAAAGAATAAAAAAAATAAAACCAATCCATTTTTTAAACGCAATAATCATTCAGATGAATTTATTTCGGATGATTATACTTTTAAAATTAATGATTTTGATGGACCGCTTGACTTACTTTTATCTTTAGTTAAAGATAAAAAAATTAATATTTTAGAAGTGAATTTACTTGAAGTGGCTAATCAATATTTAGAAATTATTAATCAGCTTAAAGAAAGTGAAATTGATATTGCTGGTGATTATTTAGTTATGGCTGCCACACTAATTCAATTAAAAGCAAAAATCTTACTTCAAGAACCTGGCGAAGAAAATGAGGAAGTTGAAGAAGAGAAAAAGCAAATTTTGCAGCAATTAATTGAATACCAACAGTTCAAAGAGGTTCGGGAAACTTTGAGACTTTTTGAAGAAGAGCGGCAAGACTTATTTATTAAAAAACCAAGTAATGTTGAAGAATTTCTAATTGATAGTGACGACGCAACTTTAGATGGTCATTCTAATCCGGTAAAATTAATCACAGTTTTAAGAAAAATGTTTGAGCGGGTATACGCACAAAAGCTCCGTCAAACCAAGCTAGATAATTTCAATCTTACACCAGCTGATCAAATCGAAAAAATTAAACTTATGCTTCAAACCAAAAAAGAGCTTAGCTTTGAAGAAGTTTTTGCACTTCCGAGTTTAAAACACTTTGTTATTACCTTGATTGCTATTTTGGATTTAGCAAGACAACAATATCTTGAAATTATTCAGGATCATCAATTTGATCAAATTCAAATTATTAGAAAGGAAGTTTATGAAGAATAA
- the scpB gene encoding SMC-Scp complex subunit ScpB yields MKNKIIEALLYIQGDEGINLEQVKEIFNLNTLAEAKKIMIDFQRHFNDEDRGLKVVAFNDVYKLATRESVKEYIQKMVSVTKKHKLSNAAIEVAGIVAYKQPVTRSQIAQIRGAASDQVINTLLVKGVIEEVGVAQTPGHPVLYGVTNKFYDYFKISTMRDLPSLTDFNYVEGLENEANDFDLFSSQREE; encoded by the coding sequence ATGAAGAATAAAATTATCGAAGCACTTCTTTATATTCAAGGTGATGAGGGTATAAATCTTGAACAAGTCAAAGAAATTTTTAATTTAAATACACTTGCGGAAGCTAAAAAAATTATGATTGACTTTCAAAGACATTTCAATGATGAAGATCGTGGTTTAAAAGTTGTAGCATTTAATGATGTTTATAAATTGGCAACACGTGAAAGTGTTAAAGAATACATTCAAAAAATGGTTAGTGTTACAAAAAAACACAAGCTTTCAAATGCTGCAATTGAAGTTGCTGGAATTGTTGCTTATAAACAACCAGTTACTCGTAGTCAAATTGCTCAAATTCGGGGAGCTGCAAGTGATCAAGTAATTAATACACTTTTAGTTAAAGGAGTAATTGAGGAAGTTGGGGTTGCTCAAACACCAGGACATCCTGTTTTATACGGTGTAACTAATAAATTTTATGATTATTTTAAAATTTCCACAATGCGGGACTTACCTTCTTTAACTGATTTTAACTATGTTGAAGGACTTGAAAATGAAGCTAATGATTTTGATTTATTTTCAAGTCAAAGGGAAGAATAA
- a CDS encoding pseudouridine synthase — MFEILATKNDQGRTLYKLLQKYLNNLPISKLEKIFRKKDVKVNGKRTNQKDLIINENDQIIVYAVFDVQKETKINKSAGSDLNILYEDDQILVIDKKSGIEVHGSDESLDMVVLNYLKYKQVDSFKPSHVGRLDKETSGIILYGKTYQALVALNQANAEFVKKYLFLSDFNEEKRVVELYMFKDSLSNKMKASRTPLPNSKYAKTILTFDGKRKIAELAQGGRKHQIRIALQNIGKPIYGDKRYGGKKASRLMLHSYYLKLNGLKGELSYLNKVEFYSLPKWPK, encoded by the coding sequence ATGTTCGAAATTTTAGCCACAAAAAATGATCAAGGTCGAACTTTATACAAGTTGCTACAAAAATATTTAAATAATTTACCAATTAGCAAATTAGAAAAAATATTTCGTAAAAAAGATGTCAAGGTTAATGGTAAAAGAACAAATCAAAAAGATTTAATTATTAACGAAAATGATCAAATTATTGTTTATGCTGTTTTTGATGTCCAAAAAGAAACCAAAATTAACAAATCAGCAGGAAGTGATCTTAATATCTTATATGAAGATGATCAAATTTTAGTTATCGATAAAAAATCAGGAATTGAAGTTCATGGAAGTGATGAAAGCTTGGATATGGTTGTTTTAAATTACTTAAAATACAAACAAGTTGATAGTTTTAAGCCATCACATGTAGGACGCTTAGATAAAGAAACTAGTGGAATTATTCTTTACGGAAAAACATATCAAGCATTAGTAGCACTCAATCAAGCAAATGCAGAGTTTGTCAAAAAATATTTATTTTTAAGTGATTTTAATGAAGAAAAAAGAGTCGTGGAACTATATATGTTCAAAGATTCTCTTTCAAATAAAATGAAAGCTTCTAGAACGCCTTTACCGAATTCAAAATACGCTAAAACAATTTTAACTTTTGATGGTAAACGCAAAATTGCAGAACTGGCACAAGGTGGTCGAAAACACCAAATTAGAATTGCACTTCAAAATATTGGAAAACCAATTTATGGAGACAAAAGATACGGAGGAAAAAAAGCATCTCGTTTAATGCTTCATTCTTACTATCTTAAATTAAATGGCTTAAAAGGTGAACTAAGCTATTTAAATAAAGTTGAGTTTTATTCTTTACCTAAATGACCAAAATAA
- a CDS encoding glutamyl-tRNA amidotransferase yields MQKIDKQSLKEIVSSLMFEPTDEVIENILINWNSIHLQLEWLNDLDLENVKPLSHLNEIPQIDFLREDSEDISWSITKQDILKNAATKDLDYVTLTKVVK; encoded by the coding sequence ATGCAAAAAATAGATAAACAATCTTTAAAAGAAATTGTTAGTTCTTTAATGTTCGAACCAACAGATGAAGTTATTGAAAATATTTTAATTAATTGAAATTCAATTCATCTTCAATTAGAATGATTAAATGACTTAGATTTAGAAAATGTTAAGCCACTATCTCATTTAAACGAAATTCCTCAAATTGATTTTTTAAGAGAGGATAGCGAAGATATTTCATGGAGCATTACTAAACAAGATATTTTAAAAAATGCTGCAACAAAAGATTTAGACTATGTAACTTTAACAAAGGTGGTTAAATAA
- a CDS encoding amidase family protein: MQRKFQNLGNATLALNELQNDQNNAVANLYSKPKQISKQGLVANVVLTIKDVFATEDLPTQASSKILLNFEPSYNATCVQKLLDNGAIALGKVHNDELALGGTGTHSAFGLIKNPLDQARLSGGSSSGSVATFTKNIGIALGSDTGDSVRLPASYNGVVGFKPSYGAISRYGMFAYASSLDTVAYFTHNINDLILTSQTLYGKDSKDMTSVEVEIQEVKKTKPQSVLALDFSDLISDYVQTSFSKLLEKLKIEGIDVKLIKPDYKILRTIKPIYQIISFSEASSNLANLNGVAFGNRIEANSWEEIMRQTRSLGFGKMVQERLALGSYFLYEANQAEIFVKAQKARRVVKDYLASLHAQADVVIYPAFGGVAPLINEPQSYGIMDYILTGSNLAGNPSLTMPLGKYQNLPYNLALDCGIYQDQKLLGIAEYFEKILGGINE, from the coding sequence ATGCAACGTAAATTTCAAAATTTAGGAAATGCTACTTTAGCTTTAAATGAATTACAAAATGATCAAAATAATGCAGTTGCTAATTTATATTCAAAACCTAAACAAATTAGCAAACAAGGACTTGTTGCTAATGTTGTTTTAACTATCAAAGATGTTTTTGCAACCGAAGACTTACCAACTCAAGCAAGCTCAAAAATTCTTCTGAATTTTGAGCCAAGTTATAATGCAACTTGTGTTCAAAAACTTTTAGACAACGGAGCGATTGCTCTTGGGAAAGTGCATAATGACGAACTTGCTCTTGGTGGAACAGGAACACATAGTGCTTTTGGTTTAATTAAAAATCCTCTTGATCAAGCTCGTTTATCAGGTGGTTCTTCATCAGGTTCTGTTGCAACATTTACAAAAAATATTGGAATTGCTTTAGGAAGTGATACTGGTGATTCTGTCCGTCTTCCAGCAAGTTATAATGGTGTAGTTGGTTTTAAACCCTCATATGGAGCAATTAGTCGTTATGGTATGTTTGCGTATGCTTCATCTTTAGATACTGTTGCTTATTTTACACATAACATTAATGATTTGATTTTAACATCACAAACCCTTTATGGTAAAGATTCAAAAGATATGACTTCTGTTGAAGTTGAAATCCAAGAAGTTAAGAAAACTAAACCTCAAAGTGTTTTAGCTTTAGATTTTAGTGATTTAATTAGTGATTATGTCCAAACAAGTTTTTCAAAATTATTAGAAAAATTAAAAATAGAAGGAATTGATGTTAAACTTATTAAACCTGATTATAAAATTTTAAGAACAATTAAACCAATTTATCAAATTATTAGTTTTTCAGAAGCTTCTTCTAATCTTGCGAATTTAAATGGAGTTGCTTTCGGGAATCGAATTGAAGCTAATTCATGAGAAGAAATTATGCGTCAAACTCGTAGCTTAGGTTTTGGAAAAATGGTCCAAGAGCGTTTAGCTTTAGGGAGTTATTTTCTTTATGAAGCAAATCAAGCTGAAATTTTTGTGAAAGCTCAAAAAGCTAGACGTGTTGTTAAGGATTATTTAGCAAGCTTACACGCTCAAGCTGATGTTGTGATTTATCCAGCTTTTGGAGGGGTTGCACCTTTAATTAATGAACCGCAAAGTTATGGTATTATGGATTATATTTTAACAGGAAGCAACTTAGCTGGTAATCCATCATTAACTATGCCACTAGGAAAATATCAAAATTTACCATATAACCTTGCATTAGATTGCGGAATTTATCAAGATCAAAAATTATTAGGAATAGCAGAGTATTTTGAAAAAATTTTAGGAGGAATCAATGAATAA
- the gatB gene encoding Asp-tRNA(Asn)/Glu-tRNA(Gln) amidotransferase subunit GatB: MNNLEVIIGLEIHLELKTQTKMFSPARIDFNANPNECAHQIDLAYPGTLPLVNKQAVKFGVALAKALNMQIDDELHFDRKNYFYPDLPKGFQITQFYRPIGKDGEITIKLENQTKQIQIERIHLEEDTARQHHGEDGTKLDYNRAGIPLIEIVTYPVIRSADEAATYVDMIKKTALALEISEAKLEQGSLRCDVNISLRPYGVSKFGTKVEIKNMNSLSNIKKAIEYEIKLQSEKILKGEKILQQTKRFDDQANTNIVMRTKTGTVDYKYFPEPNIPFIKLSKKFIDEVELKELPLEKESRYLNAGIQNIYVQSLIDDLDLAKYFDSIPYQDKDKLSKVFFAEIVSLANSKSTLAYKLNIKPEHIAEALVLLEQEIISGKSLKKLIPLLPDFEGNLDELLTKHNLKQITDPNLITNLINQIMEQNQDLIVEYPTRPERVVKFILGAIMKQTGGQVNPQLSNDLTIKALEEYFKK, from the coding sequence ATGAATAATTTAGAAGTAATTATTGGTTTAGAAATTCACTTAGAATTAAAAACTCAAACTAAAATGTTTTCACCTGCTCGGATTGATTTTAATGCAAATCCTAATGAATGTGCACATCAAATTGATTTAGCTTACCCAGGAACTTTACCACTAGTTAATAAACAAGCTGTCAAATTTGGAGTTGCTCTTGCAAAAGCTTTAAATATGCAAATTGATGATGAACTTCATTTTGACCGGAAAAATTATTTTTATCCTGATTTACCAAAAGGTTTTCAAATTACTCAGTTTTATCGCCCAATTGGTAAAGATGGAGAAATTACAATCAAATTGGAGAATCAAACAAAACAAATTCAAATCGAAAGAATTCATCTAGAAGAAGATACTGCAAGACAACATCATGGTGAAGATGGAACAAAATTAGATTATAATCGTGCAGGAATTCCGTTAATTGAAATTGTTACTTACCCTGTGATTCGAAGTGCTGATGAAGCTGCTACATATGTAGATATGATTAAAAAGACAGCTTTGGCTTTAGAAATTTCAGAAGCTAAATTAGAACAAGGTTCATTACGTTGTGATGTTAACATTTCATTACGTCCATATGGTGTTTCAAAATTCGGAACTAAAGTTGAAATTAAGAATATGAACTCACTTTCAAATATCAAAAAAGCAATTGAATATGAAATTAAGTTGCAAAGTGAAAAAATTCTAAAAGGCGAAAAAATCTTACAACAAACTAAACGTTTTGATGATCAAGCTAACACAAATATTGTAATGAGAACTAAAACAGGTACAGTTGATTATAAATATTTTCCTGAGCCTAATATTCCTTTTATCAAACTTTCTAAAAAGTTTATTGATGAGGTAGAACTTAAAGAATTGCCTCTTGAAAAAGAGTCTAGATATCTTAATGCCGGAATTCAAAATATTTACGTTCAATCCTTAATAGATGATTTAGATTTAGCTAAATATTTTGACTCAATTCCATATCAAGATAAAGATAAATTATCAAAGGTTTTCTTTGCTGAAATTGTCTCATTAGCTAATTCAAAATCAACACTTGCTTATAAATTAAATATTAAGCCTGAGCATATTGCGGAAGCCTTAGTTCTTTTGGAGCAAGAAATAATTTCTGGTAAATCTCTGAAAAAACTAATTCCTTTATTACCTGATTTTGAAGGTAATCTAGATGAATTGCTTACCAAACATAATTTAAAACAAATCACAGATCCAAATTTAATAACAAACTTAATTAACCAAATTATGGAACAAAATCAAGATCTTATTGTTGAATATCCAACTCGTCCAGAAAGAGTTGTTAAATTTATTTTAGGTGCAATTATGAAGCAAACAGGCGGACAAGTAAATCCGCAATTATCTAATGATTTAACCATTAAAGCACTAGAAGAATATTTTAAAAAGTAA
- the gyrB gene encoding DNA topoisomerase (ATP-hydrolyzing) subunit B, which produces MSEIKKQNYDASNIKYLEGLEHVRLRPGMYIGTTAKAGLHHLVWEIVDNSVDESMAGYAHNINITITKNESIIVEDDGRGIPVGPHPKFGISALEVVLTKLNAGGKFESQAYKVSGGLHGVGASVVNALSDWMKAWVKRDGNIYYAEFANGGQTVQSTKIIGQTNDDSTGTTIEFHPDFKVMEKNSFDKDLIIDHAKQIAHLNRGLYVSVTDERDNSFQEFQYENGIVDYVKEVNEGYDPINKEIIYAEGEYLAGERTDGSPITIGVEVACQYLSDFYRSNIISYTNNISTHEGGTHVSGFYDSLMRLINNYAIEKGIIKTDSEKFSREDLTEGLTAVISIKHPTPQFEGQTKGKLGSKDARIAVNRVFSEVFERILNENPELAKKIIQIATIARKGRLASNAARDNARRKSAFDNGGLPGKLSDCSSKNAEVSELYIVEGNSAGGSAKMGRDRKTQAILPLRGKVINVEKARQERVLENEEIMSLITALGTGLGDTFNINKLRYHKIVIMTDADVDGAHIRTLLLTFFYRYFKPLIEYGFVYIAQPPLYKISQGKIVEYAYNDEQKEEIMSKLNPNSKINIQRYKGLGEMDPDQLWETTMDPENRKMLQVQIQDAYKADLIFSTLMGDQVEPRKEFIEKNAKYATNIDL; this is translated from the coding sequence ATGAGCGAAATTAAAAAACAAAATTATGACGCAAGTAATATCAAATATCTAGAAGGTTTAGAACATGTTCGCTTACGTCCTGGAATGTATATCGGAACAACCGCAAAAGCAGGATTACATCATCTTGTTTGAGAAATAGTTGATAACTCTGTCGATGAAAGTATGGCCGGTTATGCTCACAACATCAATATTACAATTACTAAAAATGAAAGTATTATTGTCGAAGATGATGGACGTGGAATCCCTGTTGGACCACACCCAAAATTCGGAATTAGTGCTCTTGAAGTTGTATTAACTAAGTTAAATGCTGGCGGAAAATTTGAATCACAAGCTTACAAAGTTAGTGGTGGACTTCATGGTGTTGGAGCCAGTGTTGTTAATGCATTAAGTGATTGAATGAAAGCCTGAGTTAAAAGAGATGGTAATATTTATTACGCAGAATTTGCTAATGGTGGACAAACAGTTCAATCAACAAAAATTATTGGTCAAACCAATGATGATTCAACAGGGACAACAATTGAATTTCATCCGGACTTTAAAGTTATGGAAAAAAATAGCTTTGATAAAGATTTAATTATTGATCACGCAAAACAAATTGCACACTTAAATCGTGGATTATATGTTAGCGTTACTGATGAAAGAGATAATTCATTCCAAGAATTTCAATACGAAAATGGAATTGTTGACTATGTTAAAGAAGTTAATGAAGGATATGATCCAATTAATAAAGAAATTATTTACGCAGAAGGTGAATATCTAGCAGGTGAAAGAACAGACGGTTCACCTATTACAATCGGGGTTGAAGTAGCTTGTCAATATCTTAGCGATTTTTATAGAAGTAATATTATTTCATACACAAATAACATTTCTACTCACGAAGGTGGAACACACGTTTCTGGATTTTATGATTCATTAATGAGATTAATAAACAATTATGCAATTGAAAAAGGAATCATTAAAACAGATTCTGAAAAATTTTCAAGAGAAGACTTAACAGAAGGTTTAACAGCGGTTATTTCGATTAAACACCCAACTCCACAATTTGAAGGTCAAACCAAAGGAAAGTTGGGTTCAAAAGATGCTAGAATCGCAGTTAATAGAGTTTTTTCTGAAGTCTTTGAAAGAATTCTCAACGAAAACCCTGAACTTGCTAAAAAAATTATTCAAATTGCAACAATCGCTCGTAAAGGGAGATTAGCTTCAAATGCAGCTAGAGATAACGCAAGAAGAAAAAGTGCTTTTGATAATGGTGGATTACCAGGAAAATTAAGTGATTGCAGTAGTAAAAACGCCGAAGTTAGTGAACTTTACATTGTCGAAGGGAACTCAGCGGGTGGAAGTGCTAAAATGGGCCGTGACCGTAAAACACAAGCAATTTTACCACTTAGAGGTAAGGTAATTAATGTTGAAAAAGCTCGTCAAGAAAGAGTTTTAGAAAACGAAGAAATCATGTCTTTAATCACAGCTCTCGGAACAGGACTTGGAGATACTTTCAATATTAATAAATTAAGATATCACAAAATCGTCATCATGACTGATGCCGATGTTGATGGTGCTCATATTCGTACATTGCTTTTAACATTCTTTTATAGATATTTTAAACCATTAATTGAATATGGTTTTGTCTATATCGCCCAACCTCCGCTTTACAAAATTTCACAAGGTAAAATAGTTGAATATGCATACAACGATGAACAAAAAGAAGAGATTATGTCTAAATTAAATCCAAATAGCAAAATTAACATTCAACGTTATAAAGGGCTTGGAGAAATGGATCCGGATCAACTTTGAGAAACAACTATGGACCCTGAAAATAGAAAAATGCTTCAAGTACAAATTCAAGATGCATACAAAGCAGATTTAATCTTTTCAACTTTAATGGGTGATCAAGTAGAACCAAGAAAAGAATTCATCGAAAAAAATGCAAAATATGCAACAAATATTGATTTATAA
- a CDS encoding AlbA family DNA-binding domain-containing protein, giving the protein MNKEEILNLLLSKEKVDLEYKLSKNEIPKSIYQTVCAFNNRIGGYILLGINDEREIVGVEEEVIDKMLKDFTTSINDSNLIYPPLYLTPNVVDINGKKVIAIYVPEGKQVCQYKKEYWDRIHEGDINITKNIDLISTLFARKQSYSFVNKVYTSFGLEHLNTKIIQRARKLALARDSKHKWGDMSDEELLKSSGLMVFDPQTGKMGITLACILLFGEDITIMSVLPNYKTDAIFRVVNIDRYDDRKVIITNLIDSFYELMDFGEKHLNDLFVLDGTQRVSARNIILREIVSNLLVHRDFSSNYPAKLIIEENQIVTENSNIARGNGELELGVFNPFPKNPPIAKVFREIGLADELGSGMRNTNKYVRLYSGQKPTFLEKNIFKTVIPIKEIAIQKVGPDKVPISADKVPISADKVPISEDNYLFDNNQLRYIVDFAKNKESFTKKEIETLLGIKDTRAKILIRKLVEQGFLEKLGENRNRRYQLKKIITNKQNKATIKDE; this is encoded by the coding sequence ATGAATAAAGAAGAAATACTAAATCTACTTTTATCCAAAGAAAAAGTAGATTTAGAATATAAACTTTCTAAAAATGAAATTCCAAAAAGCATTTATCAAACAGTATGTGCTTTTAATAATCGTATTGGTGGGTATATTTTGCTTGGCATAAATGACGAAAGAGAAATTGTGGGGGTGGAAGAAGAAGTAATAGACAAAATGTTAAAAGACTTTACCACTTCCATTAACGATTCCAATTTAATCTATCCACCTTTGTATTTAACACCTAATGTAGTTGACATAAATGGCAAGAAAGTGATTGCCATTTATGTGCCAGAAGGGAAGCAAGTATGTCAATATAAAAAAGAATATTGAGATAGAATACATGAGGGAGATATAAATATCACAAAAAATATAGATCTTATTTCTACACTATTTGCTCGAAAGCAATCTTATTCATTTGTAAATAAGGTATATACATCTTTTGGACTAGAACATTTAAATACAAAAATCATTCAAAGAGCAAGAAAACTAGCTTTAGCAAGGGATTCAAAACATAAGTGGGGCGATATGAGTGATGAGGAACTATTAAAAAGTTCAGGACTTATGGTGTTTGATCCACAAACGGGGAAAATGGGGATTACGCTTGCTTGTATTCTTTTGTTTGGAGAAGATATAACAATCATGTCTGTATTACCCAACTATAAAACGGACGCAATTTTTCGAGTGGTCAATATAGATAGATACGATGACAGAAAAGTAATTATCACAAATCTAATAGATAGCTTTTATGAATTAATGGATTTTGGAGAAAAACATCTTAATGATTTATTTGTTTTAGATGGCACACAAAGAGTAAGTGCCAGAAATATTATATTAAGAGAGATTGTATCCAACTTACTCGTACATAGAGATTTTTCAAGCAATTATCCAGCTAAACTTATTATTGAAGAAAATCAAATTGTAACAGAAAATAGCAATATTGCAAGAGGAAATGGAGAGTTGGAACTTGGTGTGTTTAATCCTTTTCCAAAAAATCCACCAATTGCTAAAGTTTTTAGAGAAATAGGCTTAGCTGATGAGCTTGGTTCTGGGATGAGAAATACAAATAAATATGTAAGATTATATTCTGGACAAAAACCTACCTTTTTAGAAAAAAATATTTTTAAAACAGTGATTCCAATAAAAGAAATAGCTATACAAAAAGTCGGACCCGATAAAGTGCCGATAAGTGCCGATAAAGTGCCGATAAGTGCCGATAAAGTGCCGATAAGCGAAGATAACTACCTTTTTGATAACAATCAACTCCGTTATATTGTAGACTTTGCAAAAAATAAAGAAAGTTTTACAAAAAAAGAAATAGAAACTTTATTAGGGATAAAAGATACAAGGGCTAAAATATTGATTCGCAAGCTAGTTGAACAAGGTTTTTTAGAAAAATTAGGAGAAAATCGAAATAGAAGATACCAATTAAAAAAGATAATAACTAATAAACAAAATAAAGCAACTATTAAAGACGAGTAA
- the rlmD gene encoding 23S rRNA (uracil(1939)-C(5))-methyltransferase RlmD → MFLKPQINDHLVVTPREISYEGLGVVKFSNYTIFVYDLFPDEQAEIKIIKAQSKIAFARVVKFIKTSKDRINTFESHNLDSAPLINLSYDKQIEFKQNYLQKLLTWNLDIDKSVIHNFISSPKIYNYRNKIRYKLNLYNQELALFETIAKTNQLKLAQNFILVDNNLIQIIKELTKQISDFFTKNQQEYKLKYFKEITGRINFENQVTILLEIEPLFDLPQKLINQIIKNENLKKLIELVILKNKKTAKVISKKQFQMQLLDKRFIIDPLSFFQVNIEVASKIFELALTFKQEEKLILDLFCGSGVIGQIAAQNEEILGIDIDLNAIDRAKQNAKLNKFTNAKYYTGDVFKTIANLKVDCSNSFLILDPPRAGLGEKLVNWIIDQKFKKLIYISCDPRTMTRDLKQLEKSNYKITYVQGFDMFPNTSHIETLVIIEII, encoded by the coding sequence ATGTTTTTAAAACCTCAAATTAACGATCATTTAGTCGTAACTCCAAGGGAAATTAGTTATGAAGGTCTTGGTGTTGTAAAATTTAGTAATTACACAATCTTTGTTTACGATCTATTTCCTGATGAACAAGCAGAAATTAAAATCATTAAAGCTCAAAGTAAAATAGCTTTCGCAAGAGTTGTTAAATTTATTAAAACTTCTAAAGATCGAATTAACACTTTTGAGAGTCATAATTTAGATAGTGCACCCTTAATTAATTTAAGTTACGATAAACAAATTGAATTTAAACAAAATTATCTTCAAAAATTACTAACTTGAAATCTTGATATTGATAAATCAGTAATTCATAATTTTATTTCTAGTCCCAAAATTTATAATTATCGTAATAAAATTCGTTATAAACTAAATTTATATAATCAAGAGCTTGCACTTTTTGAAACCATAGCAAAAACCAATCAATTAAAATTAGCACAAAACTTTATATTAGTTGATAACAATTTAATTCAAATCATTAAAGAATTAACAAAACAAATTTCAGATTTTTTCACCAAAAATCAACAAGAATATAAATTAAAATATTTCAAAGAAATTACAGGAAGAATCAACTTTGAAAATCAAGTAACTATTTTGTTAGAAATTGAACCGTTATTCGATCTTCCTCAAAAATTAATTAATCAAATTATCAAAAATGAGAATCTAAAAAAATTAATAGAACTAGTTATTTTAAAGAATAAAAAAACGGCAAAAGTAATCTCTAAAAAACAATTCCAAATGCAACTTTTAGATAAAAGATTTATTATTGATCCTCTTTCTTTTTTTCAAGTCAATATCGAAGTTGCTAGTAAAATTTTTGAATTAGCTTTAACTTTTAAACAAGAAGAAAAATTAATTTTAGATTTATTTTGTGGTTCTGGTGTCATAGGACAAATAGCTGCTCAAAATGAAGAAATTTTAGGAATTGATATTGACTTAAACGCAATAGATAGAGCAAAACAAAATGCTAAACTTAATAAATTCACAAATGCAAAATACTATACTGGTGATGTTTTTAAAACAATAGCAAATCTTAAAGTAGACTGTTCAAACTCTTTTTTAATCTTAGATCCTCCTCGTGCTGGTTTGGGAGAAAAATTAGTGAATTGAATTATCGATCAAAAATTTAAGAAATTAATTTATATTTCCTGCGATCCAAGAACAATGACTAGGGATTTAAAACAATTAGAAAAAAGCAATTATAAAATTACTTACGTTCAAGGCTTTGATATGTTCCCTAATACATCACATATTGAAACATTGGTAATAATTGAAATAATTTAA
- the rsmD gene encoding 16S rRNA (guanine(966)-N(2))-methyltransferase RsmD, with amino-acid sequence MLRIIAGKYRNLKLKQPDNQITRATTDKVREAVFSSLQFKIQDANCLDLFSGSGAWSIEAMSRGANYVDAIEINKNAYKIIQDNINYVKETGIKTWNIDALFFLEKTTNQYDFIFIDAPYKKTNLVNQALNLIEQKNLLQEDGEIIIETDQFKEINLPTSFEIYKHKKYGKIDILYVFKTSN; translated from the coding sequence ATGCTTAGAATTATTGCTGGTAAGTATCGTAATTTAAAATTAAAGCAGCCTGATAATCAAATCACTCGTGCTACAACAGATAAAGTTCGTGAAGCTGTTTTTAGTAGTTTACAATTTAAAATTCAAGATGCAAATTGTTTGGACTTATTTTCAGGTAGCGGAGCTTGATCAATTGAAGCCATGAGCCGTGGAGCAAACTACGTAGATGCAATTGAAATAAACAAAAATGCTTATAAAATCATTCAAGATAACATTAATTATGTCAAGGAAACTGGAATTAAAACTTGAAATATCGATGCATTATTTTTCTTAGAAAAAACAACTAACCAATATGATTTTATTTTTATTGATGCTCCATACAAAAAAACTAATTTAGTTAATCAAGCTTTAAATCTCATTGAACAAAAAAATCTTTTACAAGAAGATGGTGAAATCATTATTGAAACAGATCAATTTAAGGAAATTAATTTACCTACTTCATTCGAAATTTACAAGCACAAAAAATACGGAAAGATAGATATTCTTTATGTTTTTAAAACCTCAAATTAA